A single window of Excalfactoria chinensis isolate bCotChi1 chromosome 13, bCotChi1.hap2, whole genome shotgun sequence DNA harbors:
- the LOC140258071 gene encoding protocadherin beta-15-like: MAAARQVLWLWALLGVPRVLGEPIRYSVAEESESGSVVADVAADAGLTPAQLSARRARIASPAGRQHFGLERGSGRLVVAERLDREEMCGRSRTCTLAFELLLSDPLQFFPIEVSVEDINDHSPVFPDERVTFKILETSDPGSRFPVGAAQDLDIGSNDIQAYSIVPENEFFTVSYQTESESEMHVDLILQKPLDREEQPELDFSLVATDGGSPPRSGTTQIHIVVLDVNDNAPVFTQKVYTGRVLENAPKGFVVLRVVANDADEGINGDITYEFTQSGGQTYSDFTVDTKTGDIGVIKPLDFETTQKYEFSVRAMDGGGLSAMCKVVVEVVDVNDNAPEVVVSSFNSPLPENTVPGTVVALFAVKDSDSGVNGEIKCALEEQLFFSLRPAFKNYYELVTVSALDREETAQHIVVVTAADAGSPSLTTTHTFTVDVSDVNDNAPVFNQTSYTMYVHENNVPALLVGAVKATDADAGANAKVSYSLVPARPPEREPCSCVSVNSENGDVFVLRPLDYEQLRQLEVVVSAADAGSPPLSSTVSVRLLVVDENDNAPLVLHPGAQDGSPPSSELVPAWAEAGDLVTKVVAVDADSGQNSWLSYQLLRATEPGLFAVGAQSGEVRLRRPPTDRDAVKQKLVVLVRDNGRPPLSATAALSVLLVHGSWDAQLPQQSPAAADDEDGALTTSLIIALVFVSLLFLVSAAAFVACKACKRKELSSGPVLYGPSSVQSYLADGAAAGTLPHGYCYEVSLTTGSGNSEFKFLKPVLPSLPAQHSSAEFTGNHADDFPPAPMIMGDADFESPGIQSVGQFNGL, from the coding sequence ATGGCGGCTGCAAGGCaagtgctgtggctgtgggctTTGCTGGGCGTGCCGCGCGTTCTCGGCGAGCCCATCCGCTACTCCGTGGCCGAGGAGAGCGAGAGCGGCTCGGTGGTGGCCGACGTGGCGGCGGACGCGGGGCTGACCCCGGCGCAGCTCTCGGCTCGCCGGGCGCGCATCGCCTCGCCGGCCGGCCGGCAGCACTTTGGCTTGGAGCGCGGCAGCGGCCGCCTGGTTGTCGCCGAGCGGCTCGATCGGGAGGAGATGTGCGGACGCTCCCGCACCTGCACGCTCGCCTTCGAGCTGCTGCTCTCCGACCCGCTGCAGTTCTTTCCGATCGAGGTGTCGGTGGAGGACATCAATGACCACTCGCCGGTCTTCCCGGACGAACGAGTGACCTTTAAGATTCTGGAAACCAGCGACCCGGGCTCCCGTTTTCCCGTGGGTGCTGCTCAGGACCTGGACATTGGCAGCAATGACATCCAGGCTTACAGCATCGTTCCCGAGAATGAGTTCTTCACTGTCTCCTATCAGACTGAAAGTGAGAGTGAAATGCACGTTGACCTTATTTTGCAAAAGCCTCTGGACAGGGAAGAACAACCAGAGTTGGATTTCAGTCTCGTTGCCACAGATGGGGGCTCTCCACCGAGGAGTGGAACCACCCAAATCCACATCGTTGTTCTGGATGTGAATGACAATGCTCCCGTCTTCACACAGAAGGTGTACACTGGTCGTGTTTTGGAAAATGCTCCAAAGGGTTTTGTGGTTCTCAGAGTGGTGGCTAATGATGCAGATGAGGGAATAAATGGCGACATTACATATGAATTCACACAGTCAGGTGGCCAGACGTATTCGGATTTTACAGTTGACACCAAGACTGGTGATATTGGAGTCATAAAACCTCTGGATTTTGAGACAACACAGAAATATGAATTCAGTGTGCGCGCAATGGATGGTGGGGGCCTTTCAGCTATGTGTAAGGTAGTGGTGGAGGTAGTGGATGTGAATGACAACGCACCAGAGGTGGTGGTCAGTTCATTCAACAGCCCACTCCCAGAGAACACAGTGCCTGGGACTGTAGTCGCATTGTTTGCAGTAAAAGACAGTGATTCCGGTGTGAATGGGGAAATTAAATGTGCCCTCGAAGAACAGCTCTTCTTCTCCCTCAGGCCAGCCTTCAAAAACTACTATGAGCTGGTGACCGTCAGCGCATTGGACCGGGaggaaacagcacagcacatcgTGGTTGTCACGGCAGCAGATGCAGGCTCTCCTTCTCTCACCACCACCCACACCTTCACCGTGGACGTCTCCGACGTGAATGACAACGCACCCGTCTTCAACCAGACCTCGTACACCATGTACGTGCACGAGAACAATGTCCCCGCGCTGCTCGTGGGGGCCGTCAAGGCGACGGACGCGGACGCGGGAGCCAACGCCAAGGTGAGCTATTCGCTGGTGCCAGCCCGTCCCCCGGAACGAGAGCCGTGCTCGTGCGTGTCCGTGAACTCCGAGAACGGAGACGTGTTCGTGCTGCGGCCGCTGGACTACGagcagctgaggcagctggAGGTGGTGGTGAGCGCGGCAGACGCGGGGTCCCCTCCGCTGAGCAGCACCGTCAGCGTCCGGCTGCTGGTGGTGGACGAGAACGACAACGCGCCGCTGGTGCTGCACCCCGGGGCGCAGGACGGCAGCCCTCCTTCGAGCGAGCTGGTGCCCGCGTGGGCCGAAGCGGGGGACCTGGTGACCAAAGTGGTGGCCGTGGACGCCGACTCGGGGCAGAACTCGTGGCTTTCCTACCAGCTGCTGAGGGCCACGGAGCCGGGGCTGTTTGCTGTGGGAGCCCAAAGCGGGGAGGTGCGTCTGAGGAGGCCGCCGACGGACAGGGACGCCGTGAAGCAGAAGCTGGTCGTGCTGGTGCGGGACAACGGGCGGCCACCGCTGTCGGCCACCGCAGCGCTCAGCGTGCTCCTCGTCCACGGCTCGTGGGACGCTCAGCTGCCGCAGCAGAGCCCCGCTGCTGCCGACGACGAGGACGGCGCCCTCACCACCTCTTTAATCATCGCCCTGGTCTTTGTCTCGCTCCTCTTCCTGGTGTCGGCGGCGGCCTTCGTGGCTTGCAAGGCGTGCAAGAGAAAGGAGCTGAGCTCCGGGCCCGTGCTTTACGGCCCCAGCAGCGTGCAGAGCTACTTGGCCGACGGGGCCGCTGCCGGGACCCTGCCCCACGGCTATTGCTACGAGGTCAGCCTCACCACGGGCTCGGGCAACAGCGAGTTCAAGTTCCTGAAGCCCGTCCTGCCCAGCCTGCCAGCGCAGCACAGCAGCGCGGAGTTCACTGGCAACCATGCTGACGATTTCCCTCCTGCCCCCATGATTATGGGAGATGCTGATTTCGAGAGCCCCGGGATTCAGTCTGTGGGACAGTTCAATGGGTTGTAA
- the LOC140258072 gene encoding protocadherin beta-15-like: MAAARQVLWLWALLGVPRVLGEPIRYSVAEESESGSVVADVAADAGLTPAQLSARRARIASPAGRQHFGLERGSGRLVVAERLDREEMCGRSRTCTLAFELLLSDPLQFFPIEVSVEDINDHAPVFPEERVTFQIPERGDPGSRFPVEAAQDLDIGSNDIQAYSIYPENEFFSVSYQTQSESEMHVDLILQKPLDREEQPEMDFTLIATDGGSPPRSGTTQIHIVVLDANDNAPIFTQKVYIGRVLENTPEGSVIVKVVANDADVGMNGDITYDFSQAIAIKYSEFSVDPKSGEIRVLKTLDFETKQKYEFSVKAVDGGGLSAMCKVVVEVVDVNDNAPDVVINSFNNPIPENTAPGTVVSVFAVRDQDSGVNGEVSCALEEEHSFSLRPAFKNYYELVTVSTLDREETAQHIVVVTAADAGSPSLTTTHTFTVDVSDVNDNAPVFNQTSYTMYVHENNVPALLVGAVKATDADAGANAKVSYSLVPARPPEREPCSCVSVNSENGDVFVLRPLDYEQLRQLEVVVSAADAGSPPLSSTVSVRLLVVDENDNAPLVLHPGAQDGSPPSSELVPAWAEAGDLVTKVVAVDADSGQNSWLSYQLLRATEPGLFAVGAQSGEVRLRRPPTDRDAVKQKLVVLVRDNGRPPLSATAALSVLLVHGSWDAQLPQQSPAAADDEDGALTTSLIIALVFVSLLFLVSAAAFVACKACKRKEPSSGPVLYGPSSVQSYLADGAAAGTLPHAYCYEVSLTTGSGNSEFKFLKPVLPSLPAQHSSAEFTGNHADDFPPAPMIMGDADFESPGIQSVGQFNGL, translated from the coding sequence ATGGCGGCTGCAAGGCaagtgctgtggctgtgggctTTGCTGGGCGTGCCGCGCGTTCTCGGCGAGCCCATCCGCTACTCCGTGGCCGAGGAGAGCGAGAGCGGCTCGGTGGTGGCCGACGTGGCGGCGGACGCGGGGCTGACCCCGGCGCAGCTCTCGGCTCGCCGGGCGCGCATCGCCTCGCCGGCCGGCCGGCAGCACTTTGGCTTGGAGCGCGGCAGCGGCCGCCTGGTTGTCGCCGAGCGGCTCGATCGGGAGGAGATGTGCGGACGCTCCCGCACCTGCACGCTCGCCTTCGAGCTGCTGCTCTCCGACCCGCTGCAGTTCTTTCCGATCGAGGTGTCCGTGGAGGACATCAATGACCACGCGCCGGTTTTCCCGGAAGAACGAGTGACATTTCAGATCCCTGAGAGGGGAGACCCGGGCTCCCGTTTTCCTGTGGAGGCTGCTCAGGACCTGGACATTGGCAGCAATGACATCCAGGCTTACAGCATCTATCCCGAGAACGAGTTCTTCAGTGTTTCCTATCAGACTCAAAGTGAGAGTGAAATGCACGTTGACCTCATTTTGCAAAAGCCTCTGGACAGAGAGGAGCAGCCAGAGATGGATTTCACTCTCATTGCCACCGATGGGGGCTCTCCACCAAGAAGTGGGACCACCCAAATCCACATCGTTGTTCTGGATGCAAATGACAATGCTCCCATCTTCACACAGAAGGTCTACATCGGTCGTGTTTTGGAAAATACACCAGAAGGTTCTGTCATTGTAAAAGTGGTGGCTAATGATGCAGATGTCGGAATGAATGGTGATATTACATACGATTTCAGCCAAGCCATTGCTATCAAATATTCAGAGTTCTCTGTTGACCCGAAGAGTGGAGAAATTCGAGTCCTGAAAACTCTGGATTTtgagacaaaacagaaatacGAGTTCAGTGTGAAAGCAGTGGACGGTGGTGGCCTTTCAGCCATGTGTAAGGTAGTGGTGGAGGTGGTAGATGTGAATGACAATGCACCGGATGTAGTAATTAACTCTTTTAATAATCCTATCCCCGAGAACACAGCACCGGGGACAGTTGTCTCGGTATTTGCAGTCAGGGATCAGGATTCTGGTGTCAATGGGGAGGTCAGCTGTGCCCTTGAAGAAGAACATTCCTTCTCCCTCAGGCCAGCCTTTAAGAATTACTATGAGCTGGTGACAGTCAGCACATTGGACCGGGAGgagacagcacagcacatcGTGGTTGTCACGGCAGCAGATGCGGGCTCTCCTTCTCTCACCACCACCCACACCTTCACCGTGGACGTCTCCGACGTGAATGACAACGCACCCGTCTTCAACCAGACCTCGTACACCATGTACGTGCACGAGAACAATGTCCCCGCGCTGCTCGTGGGGGCCGTCAAGGCGACGGACGCGGACGCGGGAGCCAACGCCAAGGTGAGCTATTCGCTGGTGCCAGCCCGTCCCCCGGAACGAGAGCCGTGCTCGTGCGTGTCCGTGAACTCCGAGAACGGAGACGTGTTCGTGCTGCGGCCGCTGGACTACGagcagctgaggcagctggAGGTGGTGGTGAGCGCGGCAGACGCGGGGTCCCCTCCGCTGAGCAGCACCGTCAGCGTCCGGCTGCTGGTGGTGGACGAGAACGACAACGCGCCGCTGGTGCTGCACCCCGGGGCGCAGGACGGCAGCCCTCCTTCGAGCGAGCTGGTGCCCGCGTGGGCCGAAGCGGGGGACCTGGTGACCAAAGTGGTGGCCGTGGACGCCGACTCGGGGCAGAACTCGTGGCTTTCCTACCAGCTGCTGAGGGCCACGGAGCCGGGGCTGTTTGCTGTGGGAGCCCAAAGCGGGGAGGTGCGTCTGAGGAGGCCGCCGACGGACAGGGACGCCGTGAAGCAGAAGCTGGTCGTGCTGGTGCGGGACAACGGGCGGCCACCGCTGTCGGCCACCGCAGCGCTCAGCGTGCTCCTCGTCCACGGCTCGTGGGACGCTCAGCTGCCGCAGCAGAGCCCCGCTGCTGCCGACGACGAGGACGGCGCCCTCACCACGTCTTTAATCATCGCCCTGGTCTTTGTCTCGCTCCTCTTCCTGGTGTCGGCGGCGGCCTTCGTGGCTTGCAAGGCGTGCAAGAGAAAGGAGCCGAGCTCCGGGCCCGTGCTTTACGGCCCCAGCAGCGTGCAGAGCTACTTGGCCGACGGGGCCGCTGCCGGGACCCTGCCCCACGCCTATTGCTACGAGGTCAGCCTCACCACGGGCTCGGGCAACAGCGAGTTCAAGTTCCTGAAGCCCGTCCTGCCCAGCCTGCCAGCGCAGCACAGCAGCGCGGAGTTCACTGGCAACCATGCTGACGATTTCCCTCCTGCCCCCATGATTATGGGAGATGCTGATTTCGAGAGCCCCGGGATTCAGTCTGTGGGACAATTCAATGGGTTGTAA
- the LOC140258401 gene encoding protocadherin beta-4-like, producing MAAARQVLWLWALLGVPRVLGEPIRYSVAEESESGSVVADVAADAGLTPAQLSARRARIASPAGRQHFGLERGSGRLVVAERLDREEMCGRSRTCTLAFELLLSDPLQFFPIEVSVEDINDHSPVFPEERVTFKIPERGDPGSRFSVEAAQDLDIGSNGIQVYSISPENEHFSVSFQTHSESDMYVHLVLEKPLDREEQSEMDFTLIATDGGSPARSGTTQIHIIVLDVNDNVPVFTQKLYVGQILETAPVGTVVLRVVATDVDEGVNGVISYQFSQIQLLFAINPSSGEIQIVKPLDFEAAQKHEMSVRATDGGGLSELCKVLIEMVDVNDNAPEIVVSSFSSSLPEDTVPETVVALLTVRDRDTGVNGEVSCALEEEPSFSLRPAFKNYYELVTVSTLDREEAAQHIVVVTAADAGSPSLTTTHTFTVDVSDVNDNAPVFNQTSYTMYVHENNVPALLVGAVKATDADAGANAKVSYSLVPARPPEREPCSCVSVNSENGDVFVLRPLDYEQLRQLEVVVSAADAGSPPLSSTVSVRLLVVDENDNAPLVLHPGAQDGSPPSSELVPAWAEAGDLVTKVVAVDADSGQNSWLSYQLLRATEPGLFAVGAQSGEVRLRRPPTDRDAVKQKLVVLVRDNGRPPLSATAALSVLLVHGSWDAQLPQQSPAAADDEDGALTTSLIIALVFVSLLFLVSAAAFVACKACKRKEPSSGPVLYGPSSVQSYLADGAAAGTLPHAYCYEVSLTTGSGNSEFKFLKPVLPSLPAQHSSAEFTGNHADDFPPAPMIMGDADFESPGIQSVGQFNGL from the coding sequence ATGGCGGCCGCAAGGCaagtgctgtggctgtgggctTTGCTGGGCGTGCCGCGCGTTCTCGGCGAGCCCATCCGCTACTCCGTGGCCGAGGAGAGCGAGAGCGGCTCGGTGGTGGCCGACGTGGCGGCGGACGCGGGGCTGACCCCGGCGCAGCTCTCGGCTCGCCGGGCGCGCATCGCCTCGCCGGCCGGCCGGCAGCACTTTGGCTTGGAGCGCGGCAGCGGCCGCCTGGTTGTCGCCGAGCGGCTCGATCGGGAGGAGATGTGCGGACGCTCCCGCACCTGCACGCTCGCCTTCGAGCTGCTGCTCTCCGACCCGCTGCAGTTCTTTCCGATCGAAGTGTCTGTGGAGGACATCAATGACCACTCGCCGGTCTTCCCGGAGGAGCGAGTGACCTTTAAGATCCCTGAGAGGGGCGATCCAGGCTCACGTTTCTCAGTGGAAGCTGCTCAGGATTTAGATATTGGCAGCAACGGCATTCAGGTTTATAGCATCTCTCCTGAGAACGAACACTTCAGTGTCTCCTTTCAAACTCACAGTGAAAGTGACATGTATGTCCACTTGGTTTTGGAAAAGCCTCTGGACAGAGAGGAGCAGTCAGAGATGGATTTCACTCTCATTGCTACCGATGGGGGCTCTCCAGCCAGGAGTGGAACCACCCAAATCCACATCATAGTTTTAGATGTAAATGACAATGTTCCAGTTTTCACACAGAAGCTTTATGTTGGGCAGATTTTGGAAACTGCCCCAGTGGGAACTGTGGTTCTCAGAGTAGTGGCCACCGATGTAGATGAGGGAGTTAATGGTGTCATCTCATATCAGTTCAGCCAGATTCAATTGCTGTTTGCAATTAATCCCAGTAGTGGTGAAATTCAAATTGTGAAGCCTTTGGATTTTGAGGCTGCACAAAAACATGAGATGAGTGTGCGGGCTACTGATGGTGGAGGCCTCTCAGAACTCTGTAAGGTGCTGATTGAGATGGTGGATGTGAATGACAATGCACCAGAGATCGTGGTCAGTTCATTTAGCAGTTCACTCCCTGAGGATACAGTGCCTGAGACGGTGGTTGCCCTCCTCACTGTTAGGGACCGCGATACTGGTGTCAATGGGGAGGTCAGCTGTGCCCTTGAAGAAGAACCCTCCTTCTCCCTCAGGCCAGCCTTTAAGAACTACTATGAGCTGGTGACCGTCAGCACACTGGACCGGgaggaagcagcacagcacatcgTAGTTGTCACGGCAGCAGACGCAGGCTCTCCTTCTCTCACCACCACCCACACCTTCACCGTGGACGTCTCCGACGTGAATGACAACGCACCCGTCTTCAACCAGACCTCGTACACCATGTACGTGCACGAGAACAATGTCCCCGCGCTGCTCGTCGGGGCCGTCAAGGCGACGGACGCGGACGCGGGAGCCAACGCCAAGGTGAGCTATTCGCTGGTGCCAGCCCGTCCCCCGGAACGAGAGCCGTGCTCGTGCGTGTCCGTGAACTCCGAGAACGGAGACGTGTTCGTGCTGCGGCCGCTGGACTACGagcagctgaggcagctggAGGTGGTGGTGAGCGCGGCAGACGCGGGGTCCCCTCCGCTGAGCAGCACCGTCAGCGTCCGGCTGCTGGTGGTGGACGAGAACGACAACGCGCCGCTGGTGCTGCACCCCGGGGCGCAGGACGGCAGCCCTCCTTCGAGCGAGCTGGTGCCCGCGTGGGCCGAAGCGGGGGACCTGGTGACCAAAGTGGTGGCCGTGGACGCCGACTCGGGGCAGAACTCGTGGCTTTCCTACCAGCTGCTGAGGGCCACGGAGCCGGGGCTGTTTGCTGTGGGAGCCCAAAGCGGGGAGGTGCGTCTGAGGAGGCCGCCGACGGACAGGGACGCCGTGAAGCAGAAGCTGGTCGTGCTGGTGCGGGACAACGGGCGGCCACCGCTGTCGGCCACCGCAGCGCTCAGCGTGCTCCTCGTCCACGGCTCGTGGGACGCTCAGCTGCCGCAGCAGAGCCCCGCTGCTGCCGACGACGAGGACGGCGCCCTCACCACCTCTTTAATCATCGCCCTGGTCTTTGTCTCGCTCCTCTTCCTGGTGTCGGCGGCGGCCTTCGTGGCTTGCAAGGCGTGCAAGAGAAAGGAGCCGAGCTCCGGGCCCGTGCTTTACGGCCCCAGCAGCGTGCAGAGCTACTTGGCCGACGGGGCCGCTGCCGGGACCCTGCCCCACGCCTATTGCTACGAGGTCAGCCTCACCACGGGCTCGGGCAACAGCGAGTTCAAGTTCCTGAAGCCCGTCCTGCCCAGCCTGCCAGCGCAGCACAGCAGCGCGGAGTTCACTGGCAACCATGCTGACGATTTCCCTCCTGCCCCCATGATTATGGGAGATGCTGATTTCGAGAGCCCCGGGATTCAGTCTGTGGGACAATTCAATGGCCTGTAA
- the LOC140258073 gene encoding protocadherin beta-15-like, with protein sequence MAAARQVLWLWALLGVPRVLGEPIRYSVAEESESGSVVADVAADAGLTPAQLSARRARIASPAGRQHFGLERASGRLVVAERLDREEMCGRSRTCTLAFELLLSDPLQFFPIEVSVEDINDHSPVFPDEQVTFKIPESGDPGSRFSVEAAQDLDIGSNGIQVYSISPVNEHFSVSFQTHSESDMYVHLVLEKALDREEQSEMDFTLIATDGGSPPRSGTTQIHIIVLDVNDNVPVFTQKLYVVQILETAPVGTVVLRVVATDVDEGVNGVISYQFSQIQLLFAINPSSGEIQIVKPLDFEAAQKHEMSVRATDGGGLSELCKVLIEVVDVNDNAPEIVVSSFSSSLPENTVPETVVALFTVRDRDSGVNGEVSCALEEEPAFSLRPAFKNYYELVTVSTLDREEAAQHIVVVTAADAGSPSLTTTHTFTVDVSDVNDNAPVFNQTSYTMYVHENNVPALLVGAVKATDADAGANAKVSYSLVPARPPEREPCSCVSVNSENGDVFVLRPLDYEQLRQLEVVVSAADAGSPPLSSTVSVRLLVVDENDNAPLVLHPGAQDGSPPSSELVPAWAEAGDLVTKVVAVDADSGQNSWLSYQLLRATEPGLFAVGAQSGEVRLRRPPTDRDAVKQKLVVLVRDNGRPPLSATAALSVLLVHGSWDAQLPQQSPAAADDEDGALTTSLIIALVFVSLLFLVSAAAFVACKACKRKELSSGPVLYGPSSVQSYLADGAAAGTLPHAYCYEVSLTTGSGNSEFKFLKPVLPSLPAQHSSAEFTGNHADDFPPAPMIMGDKALDGIGSQSAGQLTGLHFD encoded by the coding sequence ATGGCGGCTGCAAGGCaagtgctgtggctgtgggctTTGCTGGGCGTGCCGCGCGTTCTCGGCGAGCCCATCCGCTACTCCGTGGCCGAGGAGAGCGAGAGCGGCTCGGTGGTGGCCGACGTGGCGGCGGACGCGGGGCTGACCCCGGCGCAGCTCTCGGCTCGCCGGGCGCGCATCGCCTCGCCGGCCGGCCGGCAGCACTTTGGCTTGGAGCGCGCCAGCGGCCGCCTGGTTGTCGCCGAGCGGCTCGATCGGGAGGAGATGTGCGGACGCTCCCGCACCTGCACGCTCGCCTTCGAGCTGCTGCTCTCCGACCCGCTGCAGTTCTTTCCGATCGAGGTGTCTGTGGAGGACATCAATGACCACTCGCCGGTCTTCCCGGACGAACAAGTGACATTTAAGATCCCTGAGAGCGGCGACCCGGGCTCCCGTTTCTCTGTAGAAGCTGCTCAGGACTTGGACATTGGCAGTAACGGCATTCAGGTTTATAGCATCTCTCCTGTGAACGAACACTTCAGTGTCTCCTTTCAAACTCACAGTGAAAGTGACATGTATGTCCACTTGGTTTTAGAAAAGGCTCTGGACAGAGAGGAGCAGTCAGAAATGGATTTCACTCTCATTGCTACAGATGGAGGCTCTCCACCCAGGAGTGGAACCACCCAAATCCACATCATAGTTTTAGATGTAAATGACAATGTTCCAGTCTTCACACAGAAGCTTTATGTTGTGCAGATTTTGGAAACTGCCCCAGTGGGAACTGTGGTTCTCAGAGTAGTGGCCACCGATGTAGATGAGGGAGTTAACGGTGTCATCTCATATCAGTTCAGCCAGATTCAATTGCTGTTTGCAATTAATCCCAGTAGTGGTGAAATTCAAATTGTGAAGCCTCTGGATTTTGAGGCTGCACAAAAACATGAGATGAGCGTGCGGGCTACTGATGGTGGAGGCCTCTCAGAACTCTGTAAGGTGCTGATTGAGGTGGTGGATGTGAATGACAATGCACCAGAGATCGTAGTCAGTTCATTTAGCAGTTCACTCCCTGAGAATACAGTGCCTGAGACGGTGGTTGCCCTCTTCACTGTTAGGGACCGCGATTCTGGTGTCAATGGGGAGGTCAGCTGTGCCCTTGAAGAAGAACCCGCCTTCTCCCTCAGGCCAGCCTTTAAGAACTACTATGAGCTGGTGACAGTCAGCACACTGGACCGGgaggaagcagcacagcacatcgTGGTTGTCACGGCAGCAGACGCAGGCTCTCCTTCTCTCACCACCACCCACACCTTCACCGTGGACGTCTCCGACGTGAATGACAACGCACCCGTCTTCAACCAGACCTCGTACACCATGTACGTGCACGAGAACAATGTCCCCGCGCTGCTCGTGGGGGCCGTCAAGGCGACGGACGCGGACGCGGGAGCCAACGCCAAGGTGAGCTATTCGCTGGTGCCAGCCCGTCCCCCGGAACGAGAGCCGTGCTCGTGCGTGTCCGTGAACTCCGAGAACGGAGACGTGTTCGTGCTGCGGCCGCTGGACTACGagcagctgaggcagctggAGGTGGTGGTGAGCGCGGCAGATGCGGGGTCCCCTCCGCTGAGCAGCACCGTCAGCGTCCGGCTGCTGGTGGTGGACGAGAACGACAACGCGCCGCTGGTGCTGCACCCCGGGGCGCAGGACGGCAGCCCTCCTTCGAGCGAGCTGGTGCCCGCGTGGGCCGAAGCGGGGGACCTGGTGACCAAAGTGGTGGCCGTGGACGCCGACTCGGGGCAGAACTCGTGGCTTTCCTACCAGCTGCTGAGGGCCACGGAGCCGGGGCTGTTTGCTGTGGGAGCCCAAAGCGGGGAGGTGCGTCTGAGGAGGCCGCCGACGGACAGGGACGCCGTGAAGCAGAAGCTGGTCGTGCTGGTGCGGGACAACGGGCGGCCACCGCTGTCGGCCACCGCAGCGCTCAGCGTGCTCCTCGTCCACGGCTCGTGGGACGCTCAGCTGCCGCAGCAGAGCCCCGCTGCTGCCGACGACGAGGACGGCGCCCTCACCACGTCTTTAATCATCGCCCTGGTCTTTGTCTCGCTCCTCTTCCTCGTGTCGGCGGCGGCCTTCGTGGCTTGCAAGGCGTGCAAGAGAAAGGAGCTGAGCTCCGGGCCCGTGCTTTACGGCCCCAGCAGCGTGCAGAGCTACTTGGCCGACGGGGCCGCTGCCGGGACCCTGCCCCACGCCTATTGCTACGAGGTCAGCCTCACCACGGGCTCGGGCAACAGCGAGTTCAAGTTCCTGAAGCCCGTCCTGCCCAGCCTGCCAGCGCAGCACAGCAGCGCGGAGTTCACTGGCAACCATGCTGACGATTTCCCTCCTGCCCCTATGATTATGGGGGATAAAGCTCTGGACGGCATTGGCAGCCAATCTGCTGGGCAGCTGACTGGTTTGCATTTTGATTAA